In Deinococcus humi, the following are encoded in one genomic region:
- a CDS encoding winged helix-turn-helix domain-containing protein — MARVLIVDDDPAILEILHAYLSGEGYEVLQAAGGHQARELLPRVDLAILDWMLPEVSGLDLAREARTAGLELPLLMLTARGEEEDKLRSLDLGVDDYVVKPFSPREVVARVRALLRRAGVHHEIRSGELELDLRTRRATLAGQSLDLSKLEYDLLSTFAQHPGLVWSRERLLERVWGHDFPSTARVVDVHVTGLRRKLGDDAEAPRFIETVRGVGYRFMEAAEGGEGG, encoded by the coding sequence ATGGCCCGCGTTCTGATCGTCGATGACGATCCGGCCATCCTCGAAATCCTGCACGCCTACCTGAGCGGCGAGGGGTACGAGGTTTTGCAAGCGGCCGGTGGTCATCAGGCCAGAGAGTTGCTGCCACGCGTCGATCTGGCGATCCTGGACTGGATGTTGCCAGAGGTCAGTGGCCTGGACCTGGCCCGCGAGGCGCGCACGGCGGGGCTTGAGCTGCCCCTGTTGATGCTGACCGCGCGCGGGGAGGAGGAGGACAAGCTGCGCAGCCTCGATCTGGGCGTGGACGATTACGTGGTCAAGCCGTTCAGCCCACGCGAGGTGGTGGCCCGTGTCCGCGCGCTCTTACGCCGCGCGGGTGTCCACCATGAAATTCGCAGCGGCGAGCTGGAGCTGGACCTGCGAACCCGCCGCGCCACACTGGCGGGCCAGAGCCTGGACCTCTCCAAACTGGAATATGACCTGCTCAGCACCTTCGCGCAGCATCCCGGGCTGGTCTGGAGCCGGGAACGGCTGCTGGAGCGGGTCTGGGGCCATGACTTTCCCAGCACCGCGCGGGTGGTGGACGTGCATGTCACGGGCCTGCGCCGCAAGCTGGGCGACGACGCTGAAGCTCCGCGGTTTATCGAGACCGTGCGCGGGGTGGGCTACCGCTTCATGGAGGCTGCGGAGGGGGGTGAGGGCGGCTGA